A single region of the Melopsittacus undulatus isolate bMelUnd1 chromosome 10, bMelUnd1.mat.Z, whole genome shotgun sequence genome encodes:
- the HK3 gene encoding hexokinase-3, with the protein MGSPERRGAAARPSWSSQEQSIAARSLPRRALGSMDQGRPPVHRPSLSQQPGQRSNTAGSPVQTALRALTVPLETLQVLKGHMMQDMRKGLSRQMHEQATMQMLPTFICSMPDGTEKGDFLVVELCQNYVRTLCVTLLGDGNQRPQVMYKIFDIPMNIMQGKGEALFSFIAKCLHQFLAGFSSLQRRFPLGFVFPFSCKQTRLDKAELISWSKGFKCTGVEGKDVVQLLQTAINKEELYVDVVAVMNDTVGTMMTSNEDDKACEIAIIADVGTNSCFMAEAQLVEMVEEISGRMCVNTEWGCFGDDTTLSGIVTVYDQRVDKESSNPGKKRFEKLVSSFYLGEIVRHVLISLADEKAIFIGSNAGILRSKDVLKTHQILEIINHEDGMGTTRSTLESLGLRPSERDCCRVQQVCRVVVSRAAALCAAGLAAILTHMCQSRELEQLSVNVGVEGELYRDHTRFGEILQSVAGLLAPECTITLLPSVDGTGRGAAIVTAVALRLAEQRRKVDWLLSPLRLSHSDLQRVQALMRQEMELGLGKETNARSSVCMLPTYVRATPDGTERGEFLALDLGGTNFRVLVVRVAEDSIRIASEIYIIPTSIVQGTGVALFNHIIECIMDFQLKQDLMEQILPLGFTFSFPCQQLGLDKAVLLNWTKGFNASGCVGKDVVQLLRDAAQRKENFALNVVAVVNDTVGTMMSCGYEDPKCEIGLIVGTGTNACYMEEMRNVGTVEGNDGRMCINMEWGAFGDNGCLDHIFTTFDRLVDEKSINPGKQRFEKLISGMYLGEIVRYILLAMVEKQVLFHGKPCTKLQTKDIFKTRFLSTIEIDGLGLRKVLAILRDLDLHATFEDSVLVREVCQTVSLRAAQLCAAGMAAVVEKMRENRGLDQLVVTVGVDGTLYKMHPHFSQNLQQTLQVLAPKCTVTFLQSEDGSGKGAALVAAVACREARP; encoded by the exons ATGGGCAGCCCGGAGCGGCGCGGAGCTGCGGCCAGGCCTTCATGGAGCTCGCAGGAGCAGAGCATCGCTGCGCGCAGCCTCCCGCGGCGGGCCCTGGGCTCCATGGACCAAGGCAGACCGCCCGTGCATCG GCCCTCACTGAGCCAACAGCCAGGCCAGCGCAGCAATACTGCCGGCTCCCCG GTACAGACAGCCCTGCGAGCACTCACCGTCCCACTGGAGACGCTGCAGGTGCTGAAGGGCCACATGATGCAGGACATGCGCAAGGGGCTGAGCCGCCAGATGCATGAGCAGGCCACCATGCAGATGCTGCCCACCTTCATCTGCTCCATGCCCGATGGCACTG AGAAGGGTGACTTCCTGGTGGTGGAGCTGTGCCAGAACTATGTCCGGACCCTCTGTGTAACCCTCTTGGGTGACGGGAACCAGAGACCTCAAGTGATGTACAAGATCTTTGACATACCGATGAACATCATGCAGGGCAAGGGGGAAGCG CTCTTTAGCTTCATTGCAAAATGCTTGCACCAGTTCCTGGCTGGCTTCAGCAGCCTCCAGCGTCGCTTCCCCTTGGGCTTTGTCTTCCCCTTCAGCTGCAAGCAGACGCGACTGGACAAG GCAGAACTCATCTCCTGGTCCAAGGGCTTCAAGTGCACTGGTGTGGAGGGAAAGGATGTTGTGCAGTTGCTGCAGACAGCCATCAACAAGGAAGAG CTTTACGTGGATGTTGTTGCTGTGATGAATGATACTGTGGGCACCATGATGACCTCCAACGAGGATGATAAGGCCTGTGAGATTGCCATCATTGCAG ACGTGGGCACCAACAGCTGCTTCATGGCTGAGGCACAACTGGTTGAGATGGTAGAGGAGATCAGCGGGAGGATGTGTGTTAACACCGAGTGGGGCTGCTTCGGGGACGATACCACCCTGAGTGGCATCGTGACCGTCTACGACCAGCGCGTGGACAAGGAATCCTCCAACCCCGGGAAGAAGAG ATTTGAGAAGCTGGTGAGCAGCTTCTATCTGGGGGAGATTGTCCGGCATGTGCTGATCTCCCTGGCTGATGAGAAAGCGATCTTCATTGGGAGCAATGCTGGCATCCTGAGGAGCAAGGATGTGCTCAAGACCCATCAGATCCTGGAGATCATCAA CCATGAGGATGGCATGGGCACGACAAGGAGCACACTGGAGTCTCTGGGACTGCGGCCGAGCGAGCGGGATTGCTGCCGGGTGCAGCAGGTGTGCCGGGTGGTGGTGAGCCGTGCTGCCGCGCTCTGCGCCGCGGGGCTGGCTGCCATCCTCACACACATGTGCCAGAGccgggagctggagcagctctctgTCAATGTTGGGGTGGAAGGCGAGTTGTACCGAGACCACACCAG GTTTGGGGAGATCCTGCAGAGCGTGGCGGGGCTGCTGGCCCCGGAGTGCACGATCACCCTCCTGCCCTCGGTGGATGGGACCGGGCGCGGGGCAGCCATCGTGACGGCAGTGGCTTTGCGCCTGGCGGAGCAGCGCCGGAAGGTAGATTGGCTGCTGTCCCCACTGCGGCTCAGCCACTCTGACCTGCAGCGCGTCCAGGCACTCATGAGGCAGGagatggagctggggctgggcaaGGAGACCAATGCCAGATCCTCTGTTTGCATGCTGCCCACCTATGTCCGTGCCACACCTGATGGCACCG AGCGAGGTGAATTCCTGGCGCTGGACCTGGGGGGAACCAACTTCCGGGTGCTGGTGGTGCGTGTGGCGGAGGACAGCATCCGCATAGCCAGCGAGATCTATATCATCCCAACCTCCATCGTGCAGGGCACTGGTGTGGCG CTCTTCAACCACATCATTGAGTGCATCATGGACTTCCAGCTGAAGCAGGACCTGATGGAGCAAATTCTGCCACTTGGCttcaccttctccttcccctgccagcagctgggctTGGATAAG gcagtgctgctaAACTGGACCAAAGGCTTCAACGCTTCAGGCTGTGTGGGGAAGGACGTGGTCCAGCTGCTGCGGGATGCTGCCCAGCGCAAAGAG AACTTTGCACTGAATGTGGTAGCCGTTGTCAACGACACAGTGGGAACCATGATGTCCTGTGGCTATGAAGACCCTAAATGTGAAATCGGCCTCATCGTAG ggacagggaccAATGCCTGCTACATGGAGGAAATGCGGAACGTGGGCACTGTGGAGGGGAATGATGGCCGCATGTGCATCAACATGGAATGGGGGGCCTTTGGGGACAACGGCTGCCTGGACCACATCTTCACCACATTCGACCGGCTGGTGGATGAGAAAAGCATCAACCCGGGCAAGCAGAG GTTCGAGAAGCTCATCAGTGGCATGTACCTGGGTGAGATTGTGCGCTACATCCTGCTGGCAATGGTGGAGAAACAGGTTCTGTTCCATGGGAAGCCCTGCACCAAGCTCCAGACCAAGGACATCTTCAAGACCAGGTTCCTCTCCACCATCGAGAT CGATGGGCTGGGCCTGCGAAAGGTACTGGCCATCCTGCGGGACCTGGATCTGCATGCCACCTTTGAGGACAGTGTGCTGGTGCGGGAGGTGTGCCAGACCGTGTCCCTGCGGGCAGCCCAGCTCTGCGCTGCTGGCATGGCTGCTGTGGTGGAGAAGATGCGGGAGAACCGGGGCCTGGACCAGCTGGTTGTCACCGTCGGGGTGGACGGAACCTTGTACAAGATGCACCCACA CTTCTCCCAGAACCTCCAGCAGACGCTGCAGGTCCTGGCACCCAAGTGCACCGTCACCTTCCTGCAGTCGGAGGATGGCTCGGGGAAAGGAGCTGCGCTCGTGGCAGCCGTGGCCTGCCGTGAAGCCAGGCCTTAG